A single genomic interval of Lodderomyces elongisporus chromosome 8, complete sequence harbors:
- the ADO1 gene encoding adenosine kinase (BUSCO:EOG09263HYJ): protein MSSTNYKLVCLGNPLLDLQTNVSQDYLKKYDLKDNDAILAEDKHLPIYEEIINNKDLILVAGGAAQNTARGAQYILPENSVVYFGSVGNDVYAERLNEANAKYGLATRYQVQSDYATGKCAALIYDHHRSLVTDLAAANHFKPEHLQKAENWKIVEAAEAYYIGGFHLTVSPEAIKLLGEEAAKKNKPLVLNFSAPFIAQFFKDQLDSVLPYVDYVIANESEAEAYAESHGLSNTKDVAEIAKHVAQLPKVNEKRPRTVIFTQGTDPTVTVVNNGDGKLDVNEYPVKSLAKEKIVDTNGAGDAFAAGFVASLVEGKNLADSVDVGQWAAALSIQQVGPSFPFPKETYTK from the coding sequence ATGTCTAGCACCAATTACAAATTAGTCTGTTTGGGAAACCCTTTGTTGGACCTCCAAACCAATGTTTCACAAGACTACCTCAAGAAGTACGACTTGAAAGATAATGACGCCATTTTAGCCGAAGACAAGCATTTACCTATTTACGAAGAgatcatcaacaataagGATCTTATCCTCgttgctggtggtgctgctCAAAACACTGCTCGTGGTGCACAATATATCTTGCCTGAAAACTCTGTTGTTTACTTTGGTTCAGTAGGTAACGATGTCTATGCTGAGAGATTGAATGAGGCCAATGCCAAGTACGGATTGGCAACCAGATACCAAGTGCAATCGGATTACGCTACTGGTAAATGTGCTGCCTTGATCTATGATCACCACAGATCATTGGTTACCGACCTTGCTGCTGCTAACCACTTCAAGCCAGAACACTTGCAAAAAGCAGAAAACTGGAAAATCGTTGAAGCAGCCGAGGCATACTATATCGGTGGATTTCACTTGACTGTTTCCCCAGAAGCCATCAAATTGCTTGGTGAAGAAGCTGctaaaaagaacaaaccaTTGGTGTTGAACTTTTCTGCTCCATTCATTGCCCAATTCTTTAAAGACCAATTGGACTCCGTCTTGCCATACGTCGACTACGTCATTGCTAATGAATCCGAGGCTGAGGCATACGCAGAAAGCCATGGTTTGAGCAACACCAAGGATGTTGCTGAGATTGCCAAGCATGTAGCACAATTGCCAAAAgttaatgaaaaaagacCACGTACCGTTATCTTCACCCAAGGTACCGACCCAACAGTCACCGTGGTGAACAACGGAGATGGCAAATTGGATGTTAATGAGTATCCTGTCAAATCATTGGCCAAGGAAAAGATTGTTGATACCAATGGTGCTGGTGATGCATTTGCTGCTGGGTTCGTTGCTTCTTTGGTTGAAGGTAAGAACCTTGCTGACTCTGTTGATGTAGGACAATGGGCTGCAGCATTGAGTATTCAACAAGTTGGTCCATCATTCCCATTCCCAAAGGAGACATACACAAAGTAG
- the POL5 gene encoding DNA-directed DNA polymerase (BUSCO:EOG09260M44), whose product MVSRDHFSKLSSEIVDERIHAATSLIKELTNENNQQEWEYALTRLIKGLITTRQTAKLGFSMALTEVVNQLVSQKQLTIDQYLDRLTEVTQVKSNMKGKEERAVLFGRLFGLQVLLNSKIILQSKEEELSRFINVLVELSNTKSWIREVATASLIQVIRNLPERYAASLSLMILQKVNDLGLNLSTEGLAIYLSIDPLLRSDVAAQIKNSKSNWKEGDPMRKGNLPVLAKVLKDVEVIVEETDGKELDTKKKQQKSSWSSRLPFVWDLIVENFANKLSGDEYTEEHDADNERKRKKVEKSNTKSKNKSKSKGKSASNDKAQPEMITLKEFYKVVVDETLFAEKSSHERKYWGFEIFMKFMNALESNSELNSESNSESEAGPGSDVAFLFTPNFMRCLINQSSHKSRLLHESAKRALQSIVQNCNIKSRDIASTVLKCLLDESKGGCWNFDLVTRSNTVDRILDIQNHNFLPTLLEKFDIALREQTTIPDGDKYSNDNVLKWCLDKIVHLIKRNQHGDDLEDVFTMLVKLSFFETTASPNIRKLAQEKLNVILAEVVSRTHDKESWAYFCFQQIVALDKSHKCLVEFDDELLQVRDETITLIQTTHDLEKERESSAGGTLKMFELLFSMCFLQLHQEDEEIVQIINELKLVFEKQFVLVAEVEPDNEIDPAVVMTEILLSFISRQVNLLKRLSMIIWENYLCGEDAQGKLRINDASFQLLLDVLIAKENKEGQKLLFENENEHVAEGSDEEESEDDEGEGDSDSSKDGNADDEEDDSEEEEEEDSEDENNANSTMTELDKETNLKLAKALGIPTAESGEVKFDELSDSDSSNDDYESDSMNDDEMMAMDDQLSKIFKERQDILNNVTTGNKRKIEVMEAKKLMVFFKNRVLDLLEVFCRKNPNSQYNLTFIEPIITLMNLTLDKNLGVKAHKLLKNRISKTKINPDQVDDIAEFSQKIISLIEKLQLQASTTKSSNQSVISGINQSCIILSKNLVALDPNYIDAVADIYSQSLKKWTLDPESRIQPSLFFDFVNWISSKKKNKQ is encoded by the coding sequence ATGGTTTCAAGAGATCACTTTTCTAAACTCAGCTCTGAGATAGTTGATGAGCGCATCCATGCAGCCACTTCTTTAATCAAAGAGTTGACAAATGAGAATAACCAGCAGGAATGGGAATACGCGCTCACTAGATTGATAAAGGGTTTAATCACCACTCGTCAAACTGCTAAACTTGGTTTTAGTATGGCACTAACCGAGGTCGTTAACCAGCTTGTCTCTCAAAAACAGTTGACCATTGACCAGTATTTGGACAGATTAACTGAGGTAACTCAGGTCAAAAGCAATATGAAAGGTAAAGAGGAACGGgctgttttgtttggtcGCTTGTTTGGCTTGCAGGTATTACTCAACAGCAAGATTATTttgcaaagcaaagaagaGGAACTCCTGCGATTCATCAATGTCCTTGTGGAATTGTCAAATACCAAATCTTGGATCCGTGAAGTGGCTACAGCTTCATTAATCCAAGTGATTAGAAACCTCCCTGAGCGATATGCAGCTTCATTGCTGTTGATGATTTTacaaaaagtaaatgaCTTGGGGTTGAATTTGTCCACTGAAGGGCTTGCCATATATTTGAGCATCGATCCTTTGTTGAGAAGCGATGTTGCTGcacaaataaagaatagcAAGTCCAATTGGAAAGAGGGCGATCCTATGCGAAAGGGCAACTTGCCTGTTCTTGCCAAAGTTTTGAAGGATGTTGAAGTAATTGTTGAAGAGACAGATGGAAAGGAACTTGatacgaaaaagaaacagcaaAAGAGCAGTTGGAGCTCAAGATTACCTTTTGTATGGGACTTGATTGTTGAAAACTTTGCAAATAAGCTTTCTGGAGATGAATATACTGAAGAGCATGATGCTGataatgaaagaaagagaaaaaaggtTGAGAAAAGCAACACAAAGAGTAAAAACAAGAGTAAAAGTAAAGGTAAAAGTGCAAGCAACGACAAAGCACAACCAGAGATGATTACTTTGAAAGAATTTTATAAAGTTGTCGTTGATGAAACACTCTTTGCCGAAAAATCGTCTCACGAGCGCAAATACTGGGGCTTTGAGATTTTCATGAAATTTATGAACGCATTAGAACTGAACCTGGAACTTAACCTGGAACTGAACCTGGAACTGGAAGCAGGACCAGGACTGGATGTTGCGTTTTTGTTCACTCCAAACTTTATGAGATGTCTTATCAACCAATCATCACATAAGTCTAGATTGTTACACGAGAGTGCCAAAAGAGCATTACAAAGCATTGTTCAAAACTGTAACATAAAATCCAGAGATATCGCATCCACAGTTTTAAAATGTCTTTTGGACGAGTCAAAGGGAGGTTGTTGGAATTTTGATTTGGTTACTAGGTCAAATACTGTTGACCGTATACTTGACATACAAAACCATAATTTTCTTCCAACTCTTTTGGAGAAATTTGATATTGCACTTAGGGAGCAAACAACAATTCCAGATGGAGACAAATATTCAAACGATAATGTGCTTAAATGGTGTCTTGACAAAATTGTTCATTTAATCAAGCGCAACCAGCATGGAGATGATTTGGAAGATGTTTTCACAATGCTTGTAAAATTGAGCTTTTTTGAAACAACCGCCTCTCCAAATATCCGCAAATTGGCACAAGAGAAATTGAATGTCATCTTGGCTGAAGTTGTTCTGAGAACTCATGATAAAGAGCTGTGGGcttacttttgttttcagcAAATTGTTGCATTGGACAAGAGCCACAAGTGCCTTGTTGAATTTGATGACGAGCTTTTGCAAGTGAGAGATGAAACCATCACACTAATTCAAACCACGCATGatcttgaaaaagaaagggaatCAAGTGCAGGCGGTACTTTGAAAATGTTTgagcttttgttttccatgTGCTTTCTTCAATTGCATCAAGAAGACGAAGAGATTGTTCAAATCATCAACGAGTTGAAATTAgtgtttgaaaaacaatttgttttggtaGCCGAAGTTGAACCAGATAACGAGATTGATCCAGCTGTTGTTATGACTGAGATTTTGCTTAGTTTCATTTCGCGTCAAgtgaatttgttgaaaaggCTTTCAATGATTATTTGGGAAAACTATTTGTGTGGTGAAGATGCACAAGGGAAGTTGAGAATCAATGATGCGTCTTTCCAGTTGTTGCTCGATGTTTTGATtgcaaaggaaaataaagaaggaCAAAAGCttttatttgaaaatgaaaacgagCACGTTGCAGAAGGCAGtgatgaagaggaaagTGAAGATGACGAGGGAGAAGGCGATTCAGATCTGCTGAAGGATGGTAATGCCGATGACGAGGAGGACGAttcagaagaagaagaagaagaagattcCGAAGACGAAAACAACGCAAACTCAACAATGACTGAGCTAGACAAAgagacaaatttgaaactTGCCAAGGCTTTAGGTATCCCTACGGCAGAGTCAGGAGAAGTAAAGTTTGATGAGCTTTCAGACTCCGACTCATCCAACGATGATTATGAAAGTGACTCGATGAATGATGACGAAATGATGGCAATGGACGATCAACTTTCAAAAATCTTTAAAGAGAGGCAAGATATACTCAACAACGTTACAACTGGTAACAAGCGGAAAATCGAAGTTATGGAAGCGAAAAAGCTCATGgttttcttcaaaaacaGAGTGCTTGACCTTTTGGAAGTGTTTTGCAGAAAGAATCCCAACTCACAATACAATCTCACATTTATTGAGCCAATAATTACCCTCATGAATTTAACATTGGATAAGAATTTGGGTGTCAAAGCTCATAAACTTTTGAAGAACAGAATCAGtaagacaaaaataaatcCCGATCAAGTCGATGATATTGCGGAATTCTCTCAAAAAATCATCAGCTTAATTGAGAAATTGCAGCTCCAAGCAAGCACAACCAAATCATCCAACCAGTCAGTGATCTCAGGAATTAATCAAAGTTGTATTATCTTGTCCAAAAACCTTGTTGCCTTGGATCCAAATTATATCGATGCAGTAGCAGATATTTACTCACAATCGTTAAAGAAATGGACTTTGGATCCGGAAAGCAGAATTCAGccttctctcttctttgattttgttaACTGGATCAGtagtaaaaagaagaacaaacagTAA
- the SHE3 gene encoding mother-specific HO expression, giving the protein MAGDSASLSSSPIKSDKAAVVSESPVKMKPGSSSSKVIDTLHTTIDSLSLEIATLKQTNQELSRKSQVATAKNDSFVDQLANLKHENDMLSALLKRKERRILDLEDQNSELSNSVESLNMSTKQMKMRCEKLSDSSMQSMAEYERLKISYDALVASCNEYKQHYKTELDTLQKSLDTYKQENHKQWETLNESISSNDKDIDTLLDSLNNKKKSMDNIYVNKNTKVLTMLSTLATLVKAHGTESKNVLGDNAQTIEFLLEKYPDLEEKILEKEQIEIDINSILYASKDALENTSFDEEDVTLINSPELEPSSDGNFPAQQLQKRNNVGNQQTSNSNNSNNSNSNSSSNSNSNSNSNNGSSNHAQNKRKGKRTPSSGNSPSVHMPSMWSNNSSSSSTSHTPFNSQNQNNHHHNSHHQQQSHARSNNTNKNYGTLSHDSQHGHLPKKHAAINNITNTYSRSSGGGGGGHNSGNNNGPNAASNNNNNNNNSNNNNNRRRSGYYKKAVSSQT; this is encoded by the coding sequence ATGGCAGGAGATTCAGCAAGTTTATCGCTGTCACCCATCAAGAGTGATAAAGCAGCAGTGGTTTCAGAATCACCAGTAAAGATGAAACCCGGATCTTCATCTTCGAAAGTGATTGACACTTTGCACACCACGATTGacagtttgagtttggaaaTTGCAACTTTAAAGCAAACGAATCAAGAACTTTCACGTAAAAGTCAAGTCGCCACTGCGAAAAATGATTCGTTTGTCGACCAGTTGGCCAATTTGAAACATGAAAATGACATGTTATCGGCCTTACTAAAGAGAAAGGAGCGCAGGATCTTGGATCTCGAGGACCAGAATAGCGAGTTATCGAACTCAGTTGAGTCGTTGAACATGCTGACAAAacagatgaagatgaggtGCGAGAAGTTATCTGACAGCAGTATGCAATCAATGGCCGAATATGAGAGGTTAAAGATTAGTTACGATGCACTAGTGGCTAGCTGCAATGAGTATAAGCAACATTATAAAACTGAACTTGACACATTACAGAAAAGCTTAGATACTTATAAACAAGAAAACCACAAACAATGGGAAACGCTTAACGAGCTGATTTCAAGCAACGACAAAGACATCGATACTTTGTTGGATTCACttaacaacaagaaaaagctGATGGATAATATCTATGTCAATAAGAATACCAAGGTGTTGACTATGCTCAGTACATTGGCGACCTTGGTAAAAGCCCATGGTACAGAGAGCAAGAATGTGCTTGGCGATAATGCACAAACAATCGAATTCTTGCTTGAAAAATACCCTGAccttgaagaaaaaatattggAGAAGGAACAAATTGAGATTGACATTAACTCAATCTTGTATGCATCGAAAGATGCTTTGGAGAACACTTCATTTGATGAGGAAGATGTCACATTGATAAATTCTCCAGAGTTGGAACCATCTAGTGATGGAAACTTTCCTGCTCAACAACTACAGAAAAGGAACAACGTCGGTAATCAGCAAACAAGCAATAGtaacaatagcaacaatagcaacagcaacagtagcagcaacagcaacagcaacagcaacagcaacaacggCAGTAGCAATCACgctcaaaacaaaagaaagggcAAACGCACACCCCTGTCGGGTAACTCCCCTTCTGTGCACATGCCATCGATGTGGAGCAACAAttcatcgtcgtcgtcgaCTTCACATACCCCATTCAAttctcaaaatcaaaacaatcatcaccataatagtcaccaccaacaacagctgcaTGCAAGATCaaacaataccaacaaGAACTATGGAACTTTGTCGCATGATCTGCAACACGGCCATCTTCCAAAAAAACACGCTGCAATCAATAATATCACCAACACGTATTCCAGATCTAGTGGAGGAGGTGGCGGCGGTCACAATAGTGGTAACAATAATGGCCCAAATGCCGCAtcaaataacaacaacaacaacaacaacagtaacaacaataataatagaaGAAGGTCTGGATATTACAAAAAAGCAGTTTCTTCGCAAACATGA
- a CDS encoding uncharacterized protein (MEROPS:MER0004247), which translates to MSEALFYADSESPIVLLSAKKHFDQLSTPELKSYAHYLSKASLEGSKAVLRSVSPESEPIYDLIMGIHKSLGEPKSNEEYFDAITTLSKQEVLQYLEYASQFLGNMGNYKSFGDRKFIPRLASDKFESLVKGLNDTKLDQLFQSVADAIYNTSKGLLGYPEKGLESNYYPLRDDQDSKEEEVITKAEIDSVNKALTEAGIMPENTRVVKEKNGNFTVLVASANSDNIYKDLDLKTDTGSAIGFQFGDHAQEFKKIVENLEHALKYVSNETQDKLLRYYIESFKTGDMSAHKKSQIEWVKDLKPEVESNIGFIETYRDPSGVRGEWEGLVAMVNHERTAKFSKLVENARQFIAQLPWDAVYEKDKFTPPDFTSLEVLTFAGSGVPAGINIPNYDDVRLNYGFKNVSLGNVLSANPKNPKKEEVITFVEDQALFKRWRDDAFEVQVGLHELLGHGTGKLLQETEPGKFNFDRSDSRIKTWYEPNQTWGGLFGAIAGSYEECRAELVALYLILKNPKEVLPIFGITTETDQKEVCYIASLLMIRAGLLGLEFWDPNAKKWGQPHMQGRFAIMRQLHQAGVFEFVHSKPDFSDLKIVIDEAKLSDGTAVDALGDFLGQLHVFKCSGNRDAGVSYYVEKSDVGEEYAKYRDIVIKEKRPRKQLIQANTVLKDDGSIELIEYEESEAGMIQSYYDRNLR; encoded by the coding sequence ATGTCCGAAGCCTTATTCTATGCTGACTCCGAAAGTCCAATTGTGCTTCTCTCGGCAAAAAAGCATTTCGATCAATTATCAACGCCGGAGTTGAAAAGCTATGCACACTACTTATCCAAAGCTTCACTCGAAGGTTCAAAAGCCGTTCTTAGGTCTGTTTCACCAGAGAGTGAGCCAATTTATGACTTGATAATGGGAATTCACAAATCTCTTGGCGAACCAAAATCCAATGAAGAGTATTTCGACGCAATCACCACTTTATCAAAGCAAGAAGTCTTGCAATACTTGGAATACGCATCTCAATTCTTGGGCAACATGGGTAACTACAAGTCCTTTGGTGATAGAAAATTTATCCCTAGGCTTGCTTCAGACAAGTTTGAATCTTTGGTCAAGGGATTGAATGACACAAAGTTGGATCAATTGTTTCAGCTGGTTGCAGACGCAATTTACAACACTAGTAAAGGGTTACTTGGGTACCCTGAAAAGGGGCTCGAGTCAAACTACTACCCACTTCGCGATGACCAAGATAGTAAGGAGGAAGAGGTGATTACTAAAGCGGAAATTGACTCTGTTAACAAAGCTCTTACCGAAGCAGGTATAATGCCTGAAAATACTAGAGTagtgaaggaaaaaaacgGGAACTTTACTGTTCTAGTTGCTTCAGCAAATTCTGACAATATTTACAAGGACCTCGATTTAAAGACTGATACTGGGCTGGCAATTGGCTTCCAATTTGGTGACCACGCTCAAGAGTTTAAGAAAATTGTTGAGAACCTTGAACACGCCTTGAAATATGTAAGTAATGAAACACAAGACAAGTTGTTGAGATATTACATCGAGTCCTTCAAGACTGGTGATATGAGTGCACACAAAAAGTCGCAAATTGAATGGGTCAAGGATTTGAAGCCCGAAGTCGAGTCCAACATTGGATTTATTGAAACGTATAGAGACCCCTCGGGTGTTAGGGGTGAATGGGAAGGTTTGGTTGCAATGGTGAACCATGAGCGAACTGCTAAATTTTCCAAGCTTGTTGAGAATGCTCGCCAATTCATTGCTCAATTGCCATGGGATGCAGTTTATGAGAAGGACAAGTTCACTCCACCAGATTTTACTTCGTTAGAAGTCTTGACATTTGCTGGATCGGGTGTGCCAGCAGGTATCAATATTCCAAACTATGATGACGTGAGGTTGAACTATGGGTTCAAAAATGTGAGCCTTGGAAATGTTCTCTCGGCCAACCCTAAGAATCcgaaaaaggaagaagtcATCACATTTGTCGAGGACCAAGCACTATTCAAAAGATGGAGGGATGACGCTTTTGAAGTGCAAGTTGGCTTACATGAATTGTTGGGACACGGTACCGGTAAATTGTTGCAGGAAACTGAACCGGGAAAATTCAATTTCGATAGACTGGATTCTCGAATCAAGACATGGTATGAGCCTAATCAGACATGGGGTGGATTATTTGGAGCAATTGCTGGTTCTTATGAAGAGTGCCGTGCTGAATTGGTTGCTTTGTATTTGATTCTCAAGAATCCAAAGGAAGTGTTGCCAATCTTTGGTATCACCACTGAGACAGATCAAAAGGAAGTTTGTTACATTGCAAGCTTGTTAATGATACGTGCAGGATTGCTTGGATTGGAGTTTTGGGACCCAAACGCAAAGAAATGGGGCCAACCACACATGCAAGGTAGATTTGCCATCATGCGACAATTACACCAGGCTGGcgtttttgaatttgtgCATTCCAAGCCAGATTTCTCCGATTTAAAGATTGTCATTGATGAGGCAAAGCTTTCTGATGGCACTGCAGTTGACGCTTTGGGCGACTTCTTGGGCCAGTTGCACGTTTTCAAGTGCTCTGGAAACAGAGATGCTGGTGTTTCATATTATGTCGAAAAAAGTGATGTTGGAGAAGAGTATGCCAAATATAGGGATATTGTGATTAAGGAAAAGAGACCTAGAAAACAATTGATTCAAGCCAATACTGTTTTGAAAGATGACGGATCTATCGAGTTGATTGAGTACGAGGAAAGTGAAGCAGGTATGATCCAAAGTTATTACGATAGAAACCTCAGATAA
- the MDL2 gene encoding ATP-binding cassette permease mdl2 gives MEKESSKLTKKSFRENIKTIGRIMRLGKSDWKLFLLAVGFIVCAVLYPTTAVRLVGAILDSFNSGVKDEDGNLIVWGFKLSTIFGLMVPFMCLSATCFWARNWVLKLLGERLVARLRANVMKSMLRHDNRFYDNDKNKVGDLISRLSSDAYVVSKSITGSLPDGLKNLLLGVVSSYMMYSINPLLFGVMLLISPPITFGSVIYGEKIRKLSTKLQNATAGLTKVSEETLNSIKLVQAFTGERKELDKYSERLRQVVTVAKQEALAQSNYSVSIYTLYHVGYLSCVAVGVWLMTHGHMSAGDVVAFTMYSEFFNSALYSLTNTYLELMKGAGAGVKLFNLLDYKSDVHPIKGEKARSLPNEVEFRHVTFSYPTRPKDKVFDDCSFVVKGSSSTCFVAPSGAGKSTVASLLLRSYNIQSGEILIGGKNIKDLQVRDLRRYIIGIVQQEPVLLSGTILENIVYGLTPQQIAGLTMDDVIEVSKQANCHDFIEMFPNKYDTIIGSRGASLSGGQKQRIAIARALIKKPHILILDEATSALDSKSEALINETLRDLTSQGKMTIISIAHRLSTISKSEYVIVLGKHGQVVEEGRFVQLFSNPNSELTKLLDESTNKQEQDGIDEDEVEKIEQADREAEEIEKLQQEYGQLQQLKELIDSLPEELRDQLIQELTLDAAKKVQHLDSALDEDLKR, from the exons ATGGA aaaagagtcATCCAAGTTGACAAAGAAGAGCTTTCGCGAAAACATCAAAACAATAGGACGGATAATGAGACTAGGCAAGCTGGACTGGaagttgtttcttttggctGTTGGATTTATTGTGTGTGCTGTTTTATACCCCACAACGGCTGTAAGGCTAGTAGGAGCTATACTTGATTCGTTCAATCTGGGGGTCAAAGACGAAGATGGCAACTTGATAGTCTGGGGCTTTAAACTTTCAACCATATTTGGGTTGATGGTTCCATTTATGTGTCTTAGTGCTACATGTTTCTGGGCAAGAAACTGGGTATTAAAGCTCTTGGGTGAAAGATTGGTTGCTAGGCTCAGGGCCAATGTAATGAAAAGCATGTTGCGTCATGATAACAGATTCTATGATAATGACAAGAATAAAGTTGGAGATCTCATCAGTAGACTTTCGAGTGATGCATATGTCGTGAGCAAGTCGATTACAGGCAGCTTACCCGATGGGTTAAAGAATTTGCTTCTTGGAGTAGTGAGTTCATACATGATGTATTCGATTAATCCGCTTTTGTTTGGAGTGATGCTTTTGATTTCACCACCAATAACTTTTGGTTCAGTCATTTATGGAGAAAAGATTCGAAAATTATCCACAAAGTTGCAAAATGCCACAGCAGGATTGACCAAAGTAAGCGAAGAGACATTGAATTCAATCAAGTTGGTTCAAGCATTTACTGGAGAAAGGAAGGAATTGGACAAGTACAGCGAAAGACTCCGTCAAGTGGTGACGGTTGCCAAGCAAGAAGCATTGGCACAATCGAACTATTCGGTGAGCATCTATACCTTGTACCATGTAGGTTACTTGTCATGTGTTGCCGTTGGTGTATGGCTTATGACCCATGGCCACATGAGCGCAGGAGATGTCGTTGCCTTTACTATGTACCTGGAGTTTTTCAACCTGGCATTGTACAGTTTGACAAATACTTACCTTGAACTCATGAAAGGTGCCGGAGCCGGTGTCAAACTATTCAATTTGCTTGATTACAAGAGTGATGTTCACCCAATAAAGGGTGAAAAGGCAAGAAGCCTTCCCAATGAAGTTGAGTTCCGCCATGTTACGTTTAGTTACCCAACGCGTCCAAAAGATAAAGTGTTTGATGACTGCAGCTTTGTTGTTAAAGGCTCGTCCAGTACCTGTTTTGTTGCTCCTTCTGGTGCTGGTAAGTCGACAGTTGCGTCATTGCTATTGAGATCGTATAATATTCAACTGGGTGAGATTCTTATTGGAGGCAAAAACATCAAGGATTTGCAAGTCAGAGATTTAAGAAGATACATCATTGGTATTGTGCAGCAAGAGCCTGTCTTGTTGAGTGGTACCATATTGGAAAATATCGTTTATGGGCTTACACCACAACAAATCGCCGGCCTCACAATGGATGATGTCATTGAAGTAAGTAAACAAGCAAATTGCCACGACTTTATTGAAATGTTCCCCAACAAGTACGACACCATCATTGGCAGTCGCGGTGCATCCTTATCAGGAGGACAGAAGCAGAGGATAGCCATTGCGCGTGCACTAATCAAGAAACCCCACATATTGATCTTGGATGAGGCAACTTCGGCCTTGGACTCGAAGTCTGAAGCCCTTATAAACGAGACCTTGAGGGATTTGACCTCGCAAGGAAAAATGACAATCATCTCGATTGCACACAGACTATCCACGATTTCCAAGTCAGAATATGTGATTGTTTTGGGCAAGCACGGCCAAGTAGTAGAGGAAGGAAGATTTGTACAACTTTTCAGTAATCCTAATAGTGAATTAACCAAATTGTTGGACGAATCAACCAATAAGCAAGAGCAGGATGGTATAGATGAGgatgaagttgaaaagattgagCAAGCAGACCGTGAAGCTGAAGAGATTGAGAAATTGCAGCAGGAGTATGGTCAGCTTCAGCaattaaaagaattaaTCGACTCTTTACCAGAAGAACTTAGAGATCAACTTATCCAAGAACTCACACTAGATGcagcaaaaaaagtgcaGCACTTGGATTCTGCATTGGATGAGGACTTGAAACGATAA